One window from the genome of Rickettsiella endosymbiont of Xylota segnis encodes:
- the gcvH gene encoding glycine cleavage system protein GcvH produces the protein MKKLSELLKYTATHEWVRIEENNIVCIGITAHAQELLGDIVYVELPVIKKIFKKSEEACVLESVKAAADVYAPLSGVVTEINTALSDKPQLINLDSYDQGWLFRLQFSDASELENLLDFVTYQQQILVEA, from the coding sequence ATGAAAAAACTATCCGAATTATTAAAATATACAGCAACTCATGAGTGGGTTCGTATCGAAGAAAATAATATCGTCTGTATTGGAATTACCGCGCATGCTCAAGAATTGTTAGGTGATATTGTCTATGTTGAATTACCTGTCATTAAAAAGATTTTTAAAAAAAGTGAGGAAGCCTGTGTTTTAGAATCTGTAAAAGCTGCTGCTGATGTGTATGCTCCTCTTTCTGGCGTAGTCACTGAAATCAATACAGCATTGAGTGATAAGCCTCAACTGATCAACTTAGACTCTTACGACCAAGGATGGTTATTTCGACTTCAGTTTTCAGATGCAAGTGAATTAGAAAATTTATTGGACTTTGTCACTTACCAACAACAAATTTTAGTTGAGGCTTAA
- a CDS encoding Y-family DNA polymerase yields the protein MSYFALADCNNFYVSCERVFNPALEKQAIIILSNNDGCIISRSNEAKALGIPMGAPVFKYRELIRRGQIQCFSSNYALYGDMSQRVMDSLRRLCPDMEVYSIDEAFLKLDHFSHYDLNTYLIDIRQKIKQWTGIPISIGLAPSKTLAKVANFYAKRLIKTGVCDLRSVPHRDSLLKTLPIEEIWGIGRKLTEKLHHYSIKTAFDLQQANPKIMRRRFSVVVERIILELNGVSCLGLESVAAKKQIMCSRSFGQPITNLHDLSSALSRYTARAAYKLREQACKAQAIYVFITTNKHKISDRQYMKGLACSLVTATDDTRVLITAAQQVLKQLYKTGFNYKKTGILLMDIIPSHQQSNDLFIQSTSQHSLALMKVLDETNKIFGSHTLFFAAEGGAQTSWAMRAGQRSPRYTTHWQEIVHAKT from the coding sequence ATGTCTTACTTTGCGTTGGCGGATTGTAATAATTTTTATGTTTCTTGCGAACGAGTGTTTAACCCGGCCTTAGAAAAACAAGCTATTATTATTTTATCGAATAATGATGGCTGTATTATTTCACGTTCGAATGAAGCAAAAGCCTTAGGTATTCCCATGGGCGCACCCGTTTTTAAGTACCGCGAGCTGATACGACGCGGTCAGATTCAATGTTTTTCTTCGAATTACGCGCTTTATGGGGATATGTCGCAACGTGTCATGGATTCATTGCGGCGCTTATGTCCGGATATGGAAGTGTATTCCATTGATGAAGCTTTTTTAAAACTCGATCATTTTTCACACTATGATTTAAACACTTACTTAATAGATATTCGCCAAAAAATAAAACAATGGACAGGTATTCCTATTTCGATAGGCTTAGCGCCTAGTAAAACCTTAGCTAAAGTAGCCAATTTTTATGCGAAACGGCTTATTAAAACAGGCGTTTGTGATTTACGTTCGGTGCCGCACCGAGATTCGTTATTAAAGACGCTGCCCATAGAAGAGATTTGGGGAATTGGCCGCAAATTGACCGAAAAACTTCATCATTATTCGATTAAAACTGCTTTTGATTTACAACAGGCCAATCCAAAAATAATGCGTCGACGCTTCAGTGTGGTGGTTGAGCGTATTATTCTCGAGCTCAATGGCGTTTCGTGTCTTGGCTTAGAAAGTGTAGCAGCTAAAAAGCAGATTATGTGTTCGCGCTCGTTTGGACAGCCGATAACTAATCTGCACGACTTAAGCAGTGCGTTGAGTCGCTATACCGCGCGTGCTGCTTATAAATTAAGAGAGCAAGCTTGTAAAGCGCAAGCCATTTATGTGTTTATTACTACGAATAAGCATAAAATCAGCGATCGGCAATACATGAAGGGTTTAGCGTGCTCTTTAGTGACTGCGACGGATGATACACGCGTATTAATTACCGCGGCACAGCAGGTTTTAAAACAATTGTATAAAACCGGATTTAATTATAAAAAAACCGGAATTTTATTAATGGATATTATCCCAAGTCATCAACAATCCAATGATCTATTTATTCAGTCAACTTCACAACATTCTCTCGCATTAATGAAAGTATTGGATGAGACGAATAAGATTTTTGGTTCACATACGCTTTTTTTTGCAGCGGAAGGTGGTGCACAGACCTCTTGGGCGATGCGCGCTGGGCAGCGCTCGCCACGCTACACGACACATTGGCAAGAAATTGTACATGCAAAGACCTAA
- a CDS encoding translesion error-prone DNA polymerase V autoproteolytic subunit, translating to MSSAYRCIISHTYLIPYLSSAVHAGFPSPADDFLEGHLDLNEYLIHHPAATYYVRVKGESMINAGIHDGDLLIVDRSLEPRDNKVVIAVVDGQLTVKRLKKLKNQQFVLIAENPDFPAIALNEENNVSIWGIVTNVIHPV from the coding sequence ATGTCCAGTGCTTATCGATGTATTATTTCGCATACTTATCTGATTCCTTACCTATCATCGGCAGTACATGCCGGATTTCCTTCGCCGGCAGATGATTTTTTAGAGGGCCATCTCGATCTGAATGAGTATTTGATTCATCACCCGGCTGCCACTTACTACGTCCGAGTTAAAGGCGAATCGATGATTAATGCCGGTATTCATGATGGTGATCTATTAATTGTCGATCGTAGTTTAGAACCACGTGATAATAAAGTAGTGATTGCAGTTGTTGATGGTCAATTAACGGTAAAACGACTTAAAAAATTAAAAAATCAACAATTTGTTTTGATAGCAGAAAATCCAGATTTTCCAGCGATTGCATTGAATGAAGAAAATAATGTCAGTATCTGGGGAATTGTCACCAATGTTATTCATCCAGTGTAA
- the folP gene encoding dihydropteroate synthase produces MLILSLGTNLGDSLNNLRLGLQLLQKSRKIAPLQISPLYSSSALLPAYAPVAWNRPFLNLAVACETDLSPLEVLKLIKQIERQLGREENQRWAPRIIDIDILAWDNCVIDQIGLKIPHTELLSRPFALWPLLDLWPDWQHPSSELTELLKRWGSRYTGELAPCGTKQLPHRLEGSALVGILNITPDSFSDGGKFITVSNALAQAEKLVREGAEVLDIGAESTRPGATPVLPETEWGLLKPVLTALKEQCKQWAFKPKISIDTRHSIVAEKAMQLGIDWINDVSGFVDPNMRTLAAGSSVKCVVMHNLGVPAQKNVVLASHPNICEQILDWTEQRFDELLDAGVDANQLIFDIGIGFGKTSQQSIFLLKNIKQFRRLNCPILVGHSRKSFLNLITEKPFPDRDFETAMVSYQLAAQGVNYLRVHNVGLNSEAIAMATQLISKDELVTV; encoded by the coding sequence ATGCTAATACTCAGTTTAGGTACAAACTTGGGCGATAGTTTAAACAACCTACGCTTAGGGCTGCAATTATTACAAAAATCACGGAAGATTGCACCTTTACAAATTTCTCCACTTTATAGCTCATCAGCACTACTTCCTGCTTATGCACCTGTGGCTTGGAATAGACCTTTTTTAAATCTAGCAGTTGCCTGTGAAACAGATTTGTCTCCATTAGAGGTGTTGAAGCTTATTAAGCAAATTGAGCGCCAGCTTGGTAGAGAAGAAAACCAACGTTGGGCACCACGAATTATTGATATTGATATTTTAGCTTGGGATAATTGTGTGATTGATCAAATCGGGCTAAAAATCCCCCACACCGAATTATTATCTAGACCTTTTGCTTTATGGCCATTGTTGGATTTGTGGCCGGATTGGCAGCATCCCAGTTCTGAACTTACTGAACTATTAAAACGTTGGGGTTCACGTTATACCGGAGAGTTAGCACCCTGCGGGACCAAACAGCTTCCACATCGTTTAGAAGGAAGTGCCTTAGTTGGAATATTAAATATAACGCCTGATTCTTTTTCTGATGGAGGTAAATTTATAACCGTATCTAATGCACTGGCTCAAGCAGAAAAATTGGTGCGTGAGGGGGCAGAAGTGTTGGATATAGGAGCCGAATCGACACGGCCAGGTGCTACGCCGGTTTTACCAGAAACCGAGTGGGGGCTGTTAAAACCTGTTTTAACAGCATTAAAAGAACAGTGTAAACAATGGGCATTTAAACCAAAAATTAGTATCGATACGCGACATTCCATCGTAGCAGAAAAAGCGATGCAATTAGGTATTGATTGGATAAATGATGTGAGTGGGTTTGTTGATCCAAACATGCGCACATTGGCCGCAGGCAGCTCTGTGAAGTGTGTTGTTATGCACAATCTTGGTGTTCCGGCGCAAAAAAATGTCGTGTTGGCTTCACACCCTAATATTTGTGAGCAAATATTAGATTGGACAGAGCAACGTTTCGATGAATTACTTGATGCCGGTGTCGATGCAAACCAACTCATTTTTGATATTGGCATCGGTTTTGGTAAAACATCTCAACAATCTATTTTTTTGTTGAAAAATATTAAACAATTTCGACGTTTAAATTGTCCTATCTTGGTAGGGCATTCACGAAAATCTTTTCTAAATTTAATAACAGAAAAACCTTTTCCAGACAGAGACTTTGAAACCGCGATGGTGTCCTATCAATTAGCAGCGCAGGGTGTAAATTATTTGCGTGTTCACAATGTGGGTTTAAATTCAGAAGCTATTGCTATGGCAACACAACTTATTTCGAAGGATGAGTTAGTAACTGTATAG
- the gcvT gene encoding glycine cleavage system aminomethyltransferase GcvT, with protein sequence MENKTVLHGQHKKNGAILVNFAGWLMPLHYGSQIQEHHVVRQDSGLFDVSHMLAVDIAGENAIHYLSFLLANNPQRLIPGKALYTCMLNNVGGILDDLIVYQLSKQLYRIVINAGNRLSDLDWMKKQAQHFSSISILERTDLAIIAIQGPHAILKANNAFDLHQQSLIKELKPFHCVQHDNWCIARTGYTGEDGLEVILPIHEAEGFWQRLIECGNKPCGLGARDTLRLEAGLNLHGADMDVTTTPLESNLAWTIAWDPSDRDFMGRQALIKQLENPSRKLVGLVLEEKGRILRNHQKIITSEGEGEITSGSYSPTLGSSIAFARIPYAHNENYCDVIMGTKQYQARIIKPPFIRKGKKTFI encoded by the coding sequence ATGGAAAATAAAACAGTTCTTCATGGACAACATAAAAAAAACGGAGCAATACTCGTCAATTTTGCAGGTTGGCTAATGCCTCTGCATTATGGCTCTCAAATACAAGAGCACCATGTCGTCAGACAAGATAGCGGCTTATTTGATGTTTCGCATATGTTAGCCGTCGATATTGCTGGGGAAAATGCAATTCATTATCTCAGTTTTTTATTGGCAAATAATCCGCAACGTCTTATTCCAGGAAAAGCTTTATATACCTGCATGTTAAATAATGTGGGTGGAATTTTGGATGATTTAATCGTTTATCAACTTTCGAAACAACTTTATCGCATCGTCATCAATGCTGGAAATCGACTATCCGATCTCGATTGGATGAAAAAGCAAGCTCAACATTTTTCTTCTATTTCTATCCTTGAACGCACCGATCTCGCAATTATTGCCATTCAAGGCCCTCATGCAATATTAAAAGCAAATAATGCTTTTGATTTACATCAACAATCTCTAATAAAAGAATTAAAACCTTTCCATTGTGTTCAGCACGATAATTGGTGCATCGCAAGAACAGGTTACACCGGTGAAGATGGCCTAGAGGTGATCTTACCGATACACGAAGCTGAAGGCTTCTGGCAACGTTTAATTGAGTGTGGTAACAAACCATGTGGATTAGGTGCACGCGATACCTTGCGTCTAGAAGCTGGATTAAATTTGCATGGCGCCGATATGGATGTCACAACAACTCCTTTAGAATCCAACCTCGCTTGGACAATTGCCTGGGATCCTAGTGATCGAGACTTTATGGGGCGTCAGGCACTAATCAAACAACTAGAAAACCCTTCGCGTAAATTAGTGGGTTTAGTATTAGAAGAAAAAGGTCGCATCTTACGTAACCATCAAAAAATTATTACTTCCGAAGGAGAGGGTGAAATTACTAGTGGAAGTTATTCTCCTACGTTAGGCAGTTCTATTGCTTTTGCTAGAATACCTTACGCGCATAACGAAAATTATTGTGATGTTATCATGGGCACCAAACAATATCAGGCACGCATCATTAAACCTCCCTTTATACGAAAAGGAAAAAAAACTTTTATTTAA
- the rpoD gene encoding RNA polymerase sigma factor RpoD, with translation MDFEQQQSRLRELIAHGKKQGFVTYAEINDHLLEDIISEAEQEQLQLDEIILMLNDIGIPVYEVPPDMETLLSSSITNNSSEEESSSENTNILGNIAAELGRTTDPVRMYMREMGTVELLTREGEIKLAKRIEEGLQAILSALTQYPENVFDILSDFTRYEQQEIRLNDIISGFLDLEELSIPLELPPGKNISPEAETDDEGFSEDKSIDDKETDDDSDENKAKSATDDDEGFGELEGGPDPELAHTRFAELKTLYEAYITTQEKYGRHDKKTLKQAALLADAFTKFKLIPRQLDKLTRKMRDLLDKVRIQERVIMRLCINEAKMPRQLFISTFPKNETNENFLKKHINAKKSYSQTLKSLHIPVTAAQNKLRELEKTIGMTIGEIKEINRQMSAGEAKARRAKKEMVEANLRLVISIAKKYTNRGLQFLDLIQEGNIGLMKAVDKFEYRRGYKFSTYATWWIRQAITRSIADQARTIRIPVHMIETINKLNRISRQILQATGKEPSPEDLSKKMGLPEDKIRKILKIAKEPISMETPIGDEDGDSHLGDFIEDATALSPIDAATIEGLRETAQRVLASLTPREAKVLRMRFGIDMNTDHTLEEVGKQFDVTRERIRQIEAKALRKLRHPTRSEPLRSFLDQE, from the coding sequence ATGGATTTCGAACAACAACAATCCCGTTTACGAGAGCTTATTGCACACGGTAAAAAGCAAGGATTTGTCACTTACGCTGAAATCAATGACCATCTGTTGGAAGATATTATCTCTGAAGCCGAGCAAGAGCAACTGCAGCTCGATGAAATTATCTTGATGCTCAATGATATCGGCATACCTGTTTATGAAGTTCCGCCCGACATGGAAACTTTGCTTTCTTCGAGCATAACCAACAACTCATCAGAGGAAGAAAGCAGCTCAGAAAACACTAATATTTTAGGTAATATTGCGGCCGAGTTAGGTCGGACAACGGATCCAGTACGTATGTATATGCGTGAAATGGGCACCGTTGAACTGCTCACACGCGAAGGTGAAATTAAACTTGCTAAACGCATTGAAGAAGGTTTACAAGCGATACTCTCTGCACTCACACAATATCCAGAAAATGTTTTCGATATACTGAGCGATTTTACGCGTTATGAACAACAAGAAATCCGTTTAAATGACATTATTAGTGGATTTCTCGATCTAGAAGAATTATCCATCCCACTTGAATTGCCACCCGGAAAAAATATTTCGCCTGAAGCGGAAACAGATGATGAAGGTTTTAGTGAAGATAAAAGTATCGATGATAAAGAGACTGATGATGATAGCGATGAAAACAAAGCCAAAAGTGCAACCGATGATGATGAAGGATTTGGCGAACTGGAGGGCGGGCCCGACCCAGAATTAGCACATACTCGTTTTGCTGAATTAAAAACACTTTATGAAGCCTATATTACGACACAAGAAAAATACGGTCGCCACGATAAAAAAACCTTAAAACAAGCCGCCTTATTAGCCGACGCGTTTACTAAATTTAAATTAATTCCACGCCAACTTGATAAATTGACGCGCAAAATGCGTGACTTATTAGATAAAGTTCGCATTCAAGAACGTGTCATCATGCGTTTATGTATTAATGAAGCCAAAATGCCACGCCAACTTTTTATTAGCACTTTTCCCAAAAACGAGACCAATGAAAATTTTCTCAAAAAACACATCAATGCTAAAAAGAGTTATTCGCAAACCTTAAAATCTTTGCATATTCCTGTCACTGCCGCACAAAATAAGTTGCGTGAATTAGAAAAAACAATTGGCATGACAATTGGTGAAATCAAAGAAATCAATCGTCAAATGTCTGCGGGTGAAGCAAAAGCTCGCCGTGCAAAAAAAGAAATGGTTGAAGCCAATCTACGACTTGTTATTTCTATCGCCAAAAAATATACCAACCGTGGTTTACAATTTCTTGATTTAATTCAAGAAGGTAATATTGGTTTAATGAAAGCCGTCGATAAATTTGAATATCGTCGTGGCTATAAATTTTCTACCTATGCCACCTGGTGGATACGACAAGCCATCACGCGCTCCATTGCCGATCAAGCACGAACAATTCGTATCCCCGTGCATATGATTGAAACGATTAATAAGCTGAATCGCATTTCACGACAAATATTACAAGCCACCGGTAAAGAACCCTCTCCTGAAGATCTCAGCAAAAAAATGGGTTTACCGGAAGATAAAATCCGTAAAATTCTTAAAATTGCTAAAGAACCCATTTCAATGGAAACACCCATTGGTGATGAAGATGGTGATTCACATTTAGGTGATTTTATAGAAGATGCAACTGCTCTGTCGCCCATCGATGCCGCTACTATCGAAGGCCTACGCGAAACTGCACAGCGAGTACTGGCATCACTCACACCGCGTGAAGCAAAAGTATTACGCATGCGCTTTGGTATTGATATGAATACCGATCACACATTGGAAGAAGTGGGTAAACAATTTGATGTGACACGTGAACGTATTCGACAAATTGAAGCCAAGGCCTTACGTAAATTACGTCATCCTACTCGTTCAGAACCTTTACGTAGCTTTCTTGATCAAGAATAA
- a CDS encoding ParB/RepB/Spo0J family partition protein: MMKKSRLGRNLDMLLSGQPFEDLVQTANPRKEELRYLPIEWLQAGRYQPRREFAKEALEDLANSIRTQGIINPIVVRLIGENCYEIIAGERRWRAAQLANLNEVPVLIKVISDETALAISLIENIQRQDLNPLEEAEGIQRLINEFKLTHQEIAKTLGRSRTAITNLLRLLGLTPQVKLLLQQGQLEMGHARALLSLSGNLQIQAAEKIIKNKLSVRETERLVQNQAYINPEITIPLKIDADVQQLERKLSETLGARVYFKQTAKGKGQLIIHYNSLEELDGILSHLN, from the coding sequence ATGATGAAAAAATCGCGCTTAGGTCGAAATCTTGACATGTTATTAAGTGGACAACCTTTTGAAGATTTAGTGCAAACAGCTAATCCTCGCAAAGAAGAGTTACGTTATTTACCGATTGAATGGCTACAAGCCGGTCGTTATCAACCTAGAAGAGAATTTGCTAAAGAAGCATTAGAAGATCTAGCCAATTCAATTCGCACACAAGGCATAATCAACCCTATCGTGGTACGTCTTATCGGCGAAAATTGTTATGAAATTATTGCCGGTGAACGTCGTTGGCGCGCTGCTCAACTCGCAAATCTCAATGAAGTACCTGTATTAATCAAGGTAATCTCAGATGAGACGGCACTGGCTATTTCTTTGATAGAAAATATTCAACGTCAAGATTTGAATCCCTTGGAAGAAGCGGAAGGTATACAACGACTTATTAACGAATTCAAATTAACACATCAAGAAATTGCCAAAACCTTAGGTCGCTCACGCACTGCCATTACGAATTTATTACGCTTATTAGGTTTAACTCCGCAAGTAAAGCTTTTATTGCAACAAGGCCAACTCGAAATGGGTCATGCTAGAGCTTTGTTAAGTCTATCCGGTAACTTACAAATTCAAGCTGCTGAAAAAATTATAAAAAATAAATTGTCTGTTCGTGAAACCGAACGTTTAGTTCAAAATCAGGCTTATATTAACCCGGAAATCACCATCCCATTAAAAATTGATGCTGATGTGCAGCAACTCGAACGTAAATTATCAGAAACATTAGGTGCCAGAGTTTATTTTAAACAAACAGCTAAAGGAAAGGGTCAACTTATCATCCATTATAATAGTTTAGAAGAATTAGATGGGATTCTGTCTCATCTGAACTAA
- the gcvPB gene encoding aminomethyl-transferring glycine dehydrogenase subunit GcvPB — MLIFELSQTGRTAKAQIPSNLPQNKFSCIPENLLRKTEIFLPEVSELQVVRHFTCLSQKNFSIDTNFYPLGSCTMKYNPRGVHRLVSSPAFLNQHPLLPAESCQGTLRCLYEFQKILEDITGMCGVSLTPMAGAQGEFAGVAMIKAYHVSRNDHDRTEFLIPDAAHGTNPASAVMCGYKVREIPTNLEGDLDLAALQAAVGPHTAGIMLTNPSTLGIFERQIEQIAHIIHQAGGLLYYDGANLNAILGKVRPGDMGFDVMHLNLHKTFATPHGGGGPGAGPVAVGKRLLPFLPIPTVIFENNCYRWLDLPDRPQSIGRLSTFMGNTGILLRAYVYARLLGREGLKRVSEIATLNANYLLKRLQQIGYIPAFPQRRASHEFILTLKTLAKQFNITAMDVGKRLLDFGFHAPTTYFPLLVPECLLIEPTETESKQELDQFIMAMKKILIEAKENPTHLNNAPHNLSLQRLDDVKAVRELDLIWEN, encoded by the coding sequence ATGCTTATTTTTGAATTAAGTCAAACAGGCCGTACTGCAAAAGCGCAAATCCCTTCGAATTTACCGCAGAATAAATTTTCTTGTATACCCGAAAATTTATTGAGAAAAACAGAAATTTTTTTACCTGAAGTTTCTGAATTACAAGTGGTACGACATTTTACATGTCTATCACAAAAAAATTTTTCGATTGATACGAATTTCTATCCCTTAGGATCTTGTACAATGAAGTACAATCCACGTGGTGTGCATCGTTTGGTATCATCGCCTGCTTTTCTTAACCAACATCCTTTGTTGCCTGCAGAAAGTTGCCAAGGCACTTTACGTTGCTTGTATGAATTTCAAAAGATTTTAGAAGATATAACCGGGATGTGTGGCGTTTCTTTAACCCCTATGGCAGGTGCTCAAGGTGAATTTGCCGGTGTTGCCATGATCAAAGCCTATCATGTCTCACGTAATGATCATGATAGAACGGAATTTCTTATCCCAGATGCCGCCCATGGTACCAATCCTGCTTCTGCGGTCATGTGTGGTTATAAGGTTCGTGAAATCCCTACTAATCTTGAAGGCGATTTAGATTTAGCTGCATTGCAAGCCGCAGTTGGACCTCACACTGCGGGAATCATGCTAACTAATCCTTCAACCTTAGGAATATTTGAAAGACAAATTGAACAGATTGCTCACATTATCCACCAAGCAGGTGGTTTACTTTATTATGATGGCGCTAACCTGAATGCGATATTAGGTAAAGTTCGGCCTGGTGATATGGGCTTTGATGTCATGCACCTCAACTTACATAAAACTTTTGCCACACCCCATGGTGGCGGCGGTCCTGGTGCGGGACCCGTTGCTGTTGGAAAACGTCTCCTACCATTTTTACCCATCCCAACCGTTATTTTCGAAAATAATTGTTATCGATGGCTCGATCTACCCGATCGACCACAAAGTATTGGTCGCTTATCTACGTTTATGGGAAATACCGGTATTCTTTTACGCGCTTATGTCTATGCTCGATTATTAGGGCGCGAAGGATTAAAGCGCGTATCAGAAATCGCTACGCTGAATGCCAATTATTTACTTAAACGATTACAACAAATTGGATATATTCCTGCTTTTCCACAACGACGTGCTAGTCATGAATTTATTTTGACGCTAAAAACTTTAGCCAAACAATTTAACATTACAGCGATGGATGTGGGTAAACGTTTGCTTGATTTTGGTTTTCATGCACCCACAACCTATTTTCCTTTACTCGTTCCTGAATGCTTATTGATAGAACCTACGGAAACTGAGTCAAAGCAGGAATTGGATCAATTTATAATGGCTATGAAAAAAATCCTTATCGAAGCAAAAGAAAATCCGACGCATTTAAATAATGCGCCACATAATTTAAGTCTACAACGTTTAGATGATGTGAAAGCAGTACGAGAATTAGATCTTATCTGGGAAAATTAA
- the gcvPA gene encoding aminomethyl-transferring glycine dehydrogenase subunit GcvPA, which translates to MPFIPHTEVEVQEMLAMLGVHAIDDLFDEIPSHLKNAELNHVSSGLTEMEMTRITEQRGQENRKGLCFIGAGAYEHHIPAAVWDITSRGEFMTAYTPYQAEASQGTLQLIYEYQTMMASLTGMDYSNASLYDGASALAEAVLMAIRANKKTLSAKILIPRSLHPHYRQTLKAIVTQQSIELIDLPYCPEQGKTLLSTLENCEQQDICALVIPQPNFFGCLEEVDQLTEWAHAKQAFVIAVTNPISLALLKEPGSWGKQGADIVCGEGQSLGVPLAGGGPYFGFMCCKKEWLRQMPGRIVGRTVDKNGKPGFTLTLQAREQHIRRAKATSNICTNQGLLVTAATIYMSLLGPVGLQKVASASHYHAQQLADLLTQIPGVKLIFNTPFFHEFIIRLPKPVSGLLRDLAKLGIHGGYDLSTFYPELGHALLICVTETKNHDDLTRYQQELFTLLTV; encoded by the coding sequence ATGCCATTCATTCCTCACACTGAAGTCGAAGTGCAAGAAATGCTGGCTATGTTAGGTGTGCATGCCATCGATGATCTTTTTGATGAAATTCCATCTCATTTAAAAAATGCAGAATTAAATCATGTTTCTTCAGGTTTAACTGAAATGGAAATGACACGTATAACAGAACAACGTGGTCAAGAAAATAGAAAAGGACTTTGTTTTATTGGTGCGGGTGCCTACGAACATCATATCCCAGCCGCAGTTTGGGATATTACGAGTCGTGGTGAATTTATGACGGCTTATACGCCCTATCAAGCGGAAGCGAGTCAAGGAACCTTGCAATTGATCTATGAATATCAAACCATGATGGCAAGTCTAACGGGTATGGATTATTCCAACGCTTCACTTTATGACGGTGCTTCTGCTTTAGCTGAAGCGGTTTTGATGGCGATTAGAGCCAACAAAAAAACATTATCTGCAAAAATACTAATCCCACGTAGCTTACACCCTCATTATCGACAAACCTTAAAGGCTATTGTTACTCAACAATCTATCGAGCTTATTGATCTTCCTTACTGCCCAGAACAGGGTAAAACTTTATTATCCACACTTGAAAACTGCGAACAACAAGATATTTGTGCTTTAGTGATACCTCAACCTAATTTTTTTGGTTGCTTAGAAGAAGTTGATCAATTAACTGAATGGGCACATGCTAAACAGGCTTTTGTCATTGCTGTCACCAATCCCATTAGTTTGGCTTTGCTTAAGGAGCCGGGAAGTTGGGGTAAGCAAGGTGCTGATATTGTATGCGGTGAAGGACAATCACTGGGTGTGCCACTTGCAGGTGGTGGACCTTACTTTGGCTTTATGTGTTGCAAAAAAGAATGGTTGCGACAAATGCCGGGCAGAATTGTCGGTCGCACCGTTGATAAAAACGGTAAGCCAGGATTTACATTAACACTACAAGCACGTGAACAACACATACGACGTGCTAAAGCGACTTCGAATATTTGCACTAACCAAGGTTTATTAGTCACAGCAGCAACAATTTACATGAGTCTGTTAGGTCCTGTGGGTTTACAAAAAGTCGCGTCAGCATCTCATTACCATGCTCAGCAACTCGCTGATCTATTAACCCAAATACCCGGTGTAAAATTAATTTTTAATACTCCATTTTTTCACGAGTTTATTATTCGTTTACCTAAACCAGTTTCTGGCTTATTACGTGATTTAGCAAAATTAGGAATTCACGGAGGATATGATCTGTCAACCTTTTATCCTGAATTAGGCCATGCTTTGTTGATTTGTGTTACTGAAACTAAAAACCATGATGACCTAACCAGATATCAACAAGAATTATTCACATTACTTACCGTATAA